From Achromobacter spanius, a single genomic window includes:
- the rplA gene encoding 50S ribosomal protein L1, translated as MAKLSKRAAAIAQKIDRTKLYPVAEALTLVKDTAVAKFNESIDVAVQLGIDPKKSDQLVRGSVVLPAGTGKSVRVAVFAQGDKAEAAKAAGADIVGLDDLADAIKAGQMDFDVVIASPDTMRVVGALGQILGPRGLMPNPKVGTVTPDVATAVKNAKAGQVQYRTDKAGIIHATIGRASFGVEQLQTNLAALVDALQKARPAAAKGIYLRKLAVSSTMGGGARVEIASLSASN; from the coding sequence ATGGCTAAGTTGTCCAAGCGCGCCGCCGCTATTGCACAAAAGATCGACCGCACCAAGCTGTACCCGGTCGCTGAAGCCCTGACCCTGGTCAAGGATACCGCCGTCGCCAAGTTCAATGAATCCATTGACGTGGCCGTGCAACTCGGCATCGACCCGAAGAAGTCGGACCAACTGGTTCGCGGTTCGGTCGTGCTGCCCGCCGGCACCGGCAAGTCGGTTCGCGTCGCCGTGTTCGCCCAAGGCGACAAGGCTGAAGCCGCCAAGGCTGCTGGCGCTGACATCGTTGGTCTGGACGACCTGGCCGACGCCATCAAGGCCGGTCAAATGGACTTTGACGTCGTCATCGCCTCGCCCGACACGATGCGTGTCGTCGGCGCCCTGGGTCAGATCCTGGGCCCGCGCGGTCTGATGCCGAACCCGAAGGTCGGCACCGTGACCCCCGACGTCGCCACCGCTGTGAAGAACGCCAAGGCCGGTCAGGTTCAGTACCGCACCGACAAGGCTGGCATCATCCACGCAACGATCGGCCGCGCGTCGTTCGGCGTGGAACAGCTGCAAACCAACTTGGCCGCCCTGGTCGACGCCCTGCAAAAGGCTCGTCCCGCGGCTGCCAAGGGCATTTACCTGCGCAAGCTTGCCGTTTCGTCCACGATGGGCGGCGGTGCGCGCGTGGAAATTGCCTCGCTGTCGGCTTCCAACTAA
- the rplK gene encoding 50S ribosomal protein L11, giving the protein MAKKIVGFIKLQVPAGKANPSPPIGPALGQRGLNIMEFCKAFNAKTQGMEPGLPIPVVITAFADKSFTFIMKTPPATVLIKKAAGVQKGSPKPHTDKVGTLTRAQAEEIAKAKGPDLTASDLEAAVRTIAGSARSMGITVEGI; this is encoded by the coding sequence ATGGCGAAAAAGATCGTCGGCTTTATCAAGCTGCAAGTACCGGCTGGTAAGGCTAACCCCTCCCCCCCGATTGGCCCGGCTCTGGGTCAGCGCGGCCTGAACATCATGGAATTCTGCAAGGCGTTCAACGCCAAGACCCAAGGCATGGAGCCTGGTCTGCCGATTCCGGTGGTGATCACCGCTTTCGCGGACAAGAGCTTCACCTTCATCATGAAGACCCCGCCCGCGACGGTCCTCATCAAGAAGGCCGCTGGCGTGCAAAAGGGTTCGCCCAAGCCGCATACCGACAAGGTCGGCACGCTGACGCGCGCGCAAGCTGAAGAAATCGCCAAGGCCAAGGGTCCCGACCTGACCGCCTCCGATCTCGAAGCCGCAGTGCGCACGATCGCTGGCAGCGCCCGCAGCATGGGCATCACGGTTGAGGGGATCTAA
- the nusG gene encoding transcription termination/antitermination protein NusG, protein MSKRWYVVHVYSGMEKSVHKALNERIERAALQTSFGRILVPSEEVVEVKGGQKSITERRIFPGYVLVEMDLTDETWHLVKNTNRVTGFLGGSGNRPTPISEKEVEKILSQMEEGVEKPRPKILFEVGEMVRVKEGPFADFNGNVEEVNYEKSKVRVSVTIFGRATPVELDFSQVEKT, encoded by the coding sequence ATGAGTAAGCGTTGGTATGTCGTCCATGTGTATTCCGGCATGGAAAAAAGCGTGCACAAGGCCCTGAACGAGCGCATCGAGCGCGCGGCCCTGCAAACGTCTTTCGGCCGCATCCTTGTGCCCTCCGAAGAAGTCGTCGAGGTCAAGGGTGGTCAGAAGTCGATCACCGAGCGCCGCATTTTCCCCGGTTATGTCCTGGTTGAAATGGACCTGACCGACGAAACGTGGCACCTGGTCAAGAACACCAACCGAGTCACCGGCTTTTTGGGCGGCTCGGGCAATCGTCCGACCCCGATTTCCGAAAAGGAAGTCGAAAAGATCCTCTCCCAGATGGAAGAGGGCGTCGAGAAACCCCGCCCCAAGATCCTGTTCGAAGTGGGCGAGATGGTTCGGGTCAAGGAAGGTCCGTTTGCGGACTTCAACGGCAACGTCGAAGAAGTCAACTACGAAAAGAGCAAGGTTCGTGTGTCCGTCACCATTTTTGGTCGCGCCACGCCCGTCGAGCTCGATTTCAGCCAGGTCGAAAAGACCTGA
- the secE gene encoding preprotein translocase subunit SecE, giving the protein MSNTSVETVTSTADRVKLGLAVLVVIAGIVGFSVLSAQPMPARIGVFVGGLVIAAAIAWFSEPGRRTLSFASESYNEVKRVAWPTRKETTQMTGIVFAFVAVMGIFMWVLDKGIEWILYGLLLGWK; this is encoded by the coding sequence ATGTCTAATACCAGCGTTGAAACCGTAACCAGTACCGCCGACCGGGTCAAGCTCGGGCTGGCGGTTCTCGTCGTTATTGCTGGCATCGTCGGGTTTTCCGTGCTCAGCGCACAGCCGATGCCCGCCCGTATCGGTGTGTTCGTGGGTGGCCTCGTGATCGCAGCCGCGATTGCCTGGTTCAGCGAACCCGGTCGCCGCACCCTGAGCTTTGCCAGCGAGTCCTACAACGAAGTCAAGCGTGTCGCGTGGCCCACTCGCAAGGAAACGACCCAGATGACGGGTATCGTTTTTGCGTTTGTGGCGGTCATGGGCATTTTCATGTGGGTGCTCGACAAGGGCATCGAATGGATTCTCTACGGCCTGCTGTTGGGCTGGAAATAA
- the tuf gene encoding elongation factor Tu, with protein sequence MAKGKFERTKPHVNVGTIGHVDHGKTTLTAAITTVLSNKFGGEAKGYDQIDATPEEKARGITINTAHVEYETEARHYAHVDCPGHADYVKNMITGAAQMDGAILVVSAADGPMPQTREHILLSRQVGVPYIIVFLNKADMVDDAELLELVEMEVRELLSKYDFPGDDTPIVKGSAKLALEGDKGELGEQAIMALAAALDSYIPTPERAVDGAFLMPVEDVFSISGRGTVVTGRIERGIIKVGEELEIVGLVPTVKTTCTGVEMFRKLLDQGQAGDNVGILLRGTKREDVQRGQVLAKPGSITPHTDFTSEVYILSKEEGGRHTPFFQGYRPQFYFRTTDVTGTIELPADKEMVLPGDNVAMTVKLLAPIAMEEGLRFAIREGGRTVGAGVVAKILK encoded by the coding sequence ATGGCAAAAGGCAAGTTTGAACGTACCAAGCCGCACGTGAACGTGGGTACGATTGGTCACGTTGACCACGGCAAAACGACGTTGACGGCGGCGATCACGACCGTTCTGTCGAACAAGTTCGGCGGCGAAGCCAAGGGCTACGACCAGATCGATGCGACTCCTGAAGAAAAGGCTCGCGGCATCACGATCAACACGGCTCACGTCGAGTACGAAACGGAAGCGCGTCACTACGCGCACGTTGACTGCCCGGGCCACGCTGACTACGTCAAGAACATGATCACGGGCGCCGCCCAGATGGACGGCGCGATCCTGGTCGTGTCGGCCGCTGACGGCCCGATGCCGCAAACGCGCGAGCACATCCTGCTGAGCCGCCAGGTTGGCGTGCCGTACATCATCGTCTTCCTGAACAAGGCTGACATGGTTGACGACGCCGAGCTGCTCGAGCTGGTGGAAATGGAAGTTCGCGAACTGTTGTCCAAGTACGACTTCCCGGGCGACGACACCCCGATCGTCAAGGGTTCGGCCAAGCTGGCGCTGGAAGGCGACAAGGGCGAACTGGGCGAGCAAGCCATCATGGCGCTGGCCGCCGCGCTGGACTCGTACATCCCGACGCCTGAGCGTGCCGTTGACGGCGCGTTCCTGATGCCGGTTGAAGACGTGTTCTCGATCTCGGGTCGTGGCACCGTGGTGACCGGCCGTATCGAACGCGGCATCATCAAGGTCGGCGAAGAACTCGAAATCGTCGGTCTGGTGCCGACGGTCAAGACGACTTGCACCGGCGTGGAAATGTTCCGCAAGCTGCTGGACCAAGGTCAAGCCGGCGACAACGTGGGCATCCTGCTGCGCGGCACCAAGCGTGAAGACGTCCAGCGCGGTCAAGTTCTGGCCAAGCCGGGCTCGATCACCCCGCACACGGACTTCACGTCCGAGGTCTACATCCTGTCCAAGGAAGAAGGCGGCCGTCACACCCCGTTCTTCCAAGGCTATCGTCCCCAGTTCTACTTCCGCACGACGGACGTGACGGGCACGATCGAACTGCCGGCCGACAAGGAAATGGTCCTGCCGGGCGACAACGTGGCCATGACGGTCAAGCTGTTGGCCCCCATCGCCATGGAAGAAGGCCTGCGTTTCGCCATCCGTGAAGGCGGTCGTACCGTCGGCGCCGGCGTCGTCGCCAAGATCCTGAAGTAA
- a CDS encoding iron-containing alcohol dehydrogenase: protein MTVPAVNWNYPTNIKAGPGRIKELPGYCGELGMKSPLLVTDPGLAALPMVRDAVSACRDAGLDCAVFHDIKGNPTGRNVEDGVAVFRRGRHDGVIAFGGGSALDAAKAIALMAGQDRPLWDFEDVGDNYLRVNAAGMAPVVAVPTTAGTGSEVGRASVITDEAAQVKRIIFHARMLPSIVILDAELTIGLPPKLTAATGMDALSHNLEAYCSPGFHPMAAGIALEGMRLVKEYLPQAVANGADVQARQQMLTASCMGATAFQRGLGAMHALAHPLGALYDAHHGLLNAILMPYVLKANEQAVAPRLEALARYLGLPQQGPGAVLDWVLTLREAVGIPHTLAEIGLDDAQADRVGHMASQDPSAGTNPVNFSAEKYSQLFRAAIRGNL, encoded by the coding sequence ATGACCGTCCCCGCCGTCAACTGGAACTACCCCACCAACATCAAGGCAGGTCCCGGACGCATCAAGGAGCTGCCGGGCTATTGCGGCGAGCTCGGCATGAAAAGCCCGTTGCTCGTGACTGATCCGGGACTCGCCGCGCTGCCCATGGTTCGTGATGCCGTGAGCGCATGCCGCGATGCGGGCCTCGATTGCGCGGTGTTCCACGACATCAAGGGCAATCCGACCGGGCGCAATGTTGAAGACGGCGTCGCCGTGTTCAGGCGGGGGCGCCATGACGGTGTGATCGCATTCGGCGGCGGCTCCGCGCTCGATGCGGCAAAGGCCATTGCGTTGATGGCCGGCCAGGACCGGCCGCTGTGGGACTTCGAGGACGTCGGCGACAACTATCTGCGCGTCAACGCCGCCGGCATGGCCCCTGTCGTGGCCGTGCCGACCACTGCAGGCACCGGCTCCGAAGTTGGACGCGCGTCCGTCATCACCGATGAAGCCGCGCAAGTGAAGCGCATCATCTTCCATGCCCGCATGCTGCCGTCCATCGTGATCCTCGATGCCGAACTCACGATCGGTCTGCCGCCGAAGCTCACCGCCGCCACGGGCATGGATGCGCTGTCGCACAATCTCGAAGCCTATTGTTCGCCGGGCTTTCATCCCATGGCGGCAGGCATCGCGCTCGAAGGCATGCGCCTCGTCAAGGAATATCTGCCGCAGGCAGTCGCCAATGGCGCCGATGTGCAGGCGCGCCAGCAGATGCTCACCGCATCCTGCATGGGCGCCACCGCCTTTCAGCGCGGCCTGGGCGCCATGCACGCGCTGGCTCACCCGCTTGGCGCGCTGTATGACGCGCACCACGGCCTGCTCAACGCCATCCTCATGCCTTATGTCCTGAAGGCCAACGAACAGGCGGTCGCGCCGCGCCTCGAAGCGCTCGCCCGTTACCTCGGTCTGCCCCAGCAGGGCCCGGGCGCGGTGCTTGACTGGGTGCTGACCCTGCGCGAGGCGGTCGGCATCCCCCACACACTGGCCGAAATCGGCCTGGACGATGCCCAGGCCGACCGGGTGGGGCACATGGCCAGCCAGGATCCGTCCGCTGGAACCAACCCGGTCAATTTCTCCGCCGAAAAATATTCTCAGCTTTTTCGTGCAGCAATTCGCGGAAACCTGTAA
- a CDS encoding aldehyde dehydrogenase family protein produces the protein MTDELITISPIDGREVVRRAYASDAQIAQALANAQGAQPEWHALGIAARGRIVEAAVDHFVAAKDEIARAITIQMGRPLRHAPGEVNGFADRARHMIEIAEAALAPIAAPAQAGFTRFISREPIGVALTIAPWNYPLLTAVNSIVPALMAGNTVILKHSDQTPLCAELIERAFRDAGAPRGVFQYLHASHDITQRLIRAPEIGYVSFTGSARGGRIVQESAAGRYIGVGLELGGNDPAYVREDANLDAAVESLVDGAFFNAGQSCCGIQRIYVARSVHDAFVERAVALTHRYVLGNPLQPDTTLGPVVRARAAAEIRDVIEQAVSAGAANLIDHSHFKNASEDSLMSKSSCYVAPALLTQVDHRMRIMSDECFGPVVGIMPVYSDDQAIALMNDSPYGLTAAAYTQDEAAALRIGRQLRTGTFFMNRCDYLDPALAWTGVKQSGRGVSLSSVGYEQLTQPKSFHLRSL, from the coding sequence ATGACCGACGAACTGATCACCATCAGCCCGATAGACGGACGCGAGGTTGTCCGCCGCGCCTATGCCAGCGACGCGCAGATCGCGCAGGCGCTGGCCAACGCACAGGGCGCACAGCCTGAGTGGCACGCGCTCGGCATCGCCGCGCGGGGGCGCATCGTCGAGGCGGCCGTGGACCATTTCGTGGCGGCCAAGGACGAGATCGCGCGCGCCATCACCATCCAGATGGGTCGTCCGTTGCGCCACGCGCCTGGCGAGGTGAACGGCTTCGCGGACCGCGCGCGTCACATGATCGAGATCGCGGAAGCAGCGCTCGCTCCCATCGCCGCGCCGGCGCAAGCCGGTTTCACGCGCTTCATCAGCCGCGAACCCATCGGCGTGGCGCTCACCATTGCGCCATGGAACTATCCCTTGCTGACCGCGGTGAACAGCATCGTTCCTGCACTGATGGCGGGCAACACCGTCATCCTCAAGCATTCCGACCAGACGCCGCTGTGCGCGGAACTCATCGAGCGCGCGTTTCGCGACGCGGGGGCGCCCAGAGGCGTCTTTCAGTACCTGCACGCCAGCCACGACATCACGCAGCGGCTGATCCGCGCGCCCGAGATCGGCTATGTGTCCTTCACCGGATCGGCGCGGGGAGGGCGCATCGTCCAGGAGAGCGCGGCGGGCCGCTACATCGGCGTCGGACTTGAACTGGGCGGCAATGATCCCGCCTACGTGCGAGAAGACGCCAATCTGGACGCGGCAGTGGAGTCTCTGGTGGACGGCGCCTTCTTCAACGCCGGTCAATCCTGTTGCGGCATCCAGCGCATCTACGTGGCGCGCAGCGTGCATGACGCGTTTGTCGAGCGCGCGGTTGCGCTGACGCACCGCTACGTGCTGGGTAATCCGTTGCAGCCGGACACGACGCTTGGTCCCGTCGTTCGCGCCCGCGCGGCGGCCGAGATTCGCGACGTCATCGAACAGGCGGTCAGCGCCGGCGCGGCAAATCTGATTGATCACTCGCATTTTAAAAATGCGAGTGAAGACTCGCTTATGAGCAAAAGCTCGTGTTATGTCGCGCCCGCCTTACTGACCCAGGTTGACCATCGCATGCGCATCATGAGCGACGAATGCTTTGGTCCGGTAGTAGGCATCATGCCGGTATACAGCGACGACCAGGCCATCGCGCTGATGAACGACAGCCCGTATGGATTGACGGCGGCGGCCTACACGCAGGACGAAGCCGCCGCATTGCGCATCGGCAGGCAGTTGCGCACGGGAACCTTCTTCATGAACCGTTGCGACTACCTTGACCCGGCGCTCGCGTGGACAGGCGTCAAGCAGTCGGGACGCGGCGTGTCCTTGTCGTCAGTCGGATACGAACAGCTCACCCAGCCCAAGTCCTTCCATCTACGCAGCCTCTGA
- a CDS encoding glutamine synthetase family protein: protein MHALGVATLEDAERLVQSSPLSHIKVGLSDVDGVMLGKYLRRDKFLGALRSGLAFCDVVLGWDLDDQLYDNTRYTGWHTAYPDAKMRIVPQSARRLPLEQGPGGEDILLFLAEFEGDAAAICPRRLLHRVIDRAAGMGFDVYAALEYEFFMFRETPHSVRAKHYRNMENWTPGNFGYSVLRSTVEGDFYRKLLDLCERMDMPIEGLHTETGPGVLEAALAVDLAAAAADKAFLFKTFTKALAQQNGLMATFMAKWSHEHPGQSGHIHLSLRHHDTGRSAFFDESQPHGVSSTQAAFMAGVQHYLPEFTALYAQTINSYSRLVPGYWAPLDATWGMENRTTALRLIPGSDKSQRVEVRIGSADANPYLALAAALASGLHGIEQGLTPEPMVQGNAYTQEFPAHLHLPTTLWEAAQRLRASEAARLLFGDAFVEHYAATREWEERQFRRHVTDWELARYFEII, encoded by the coding sequence ATGCACGCACTAGGGGTAGCAACGCTGGAAGACGCAGAGCGGCTGGTCCAATCCAGCCCGCTCTCGCATATCAAGGTGGGCCTGTCCGACGTCGACGGCGTCATGCTGGGCAAGTACCTGCGGCGGGACAAGTTTCTGGGCGCCTTGCGTTCCGGTCTCGCGTTTTGCGATGTGGTGCTGGGATGGGACCTCGATGACCAGCTCTACGACAACACCCGCTACACCGGCTGGCACACGGCATACCCCGATGCCAAGATGCGGATCGTGCCGCAGAGCGCGCGCCGGCTTCCCTTGGAGCAAGGCCCTGGCGGCGAAGACATACTGCTGTTCCTGGCCGAGTTCGAAGGCGATGCCGCCGCCATCTGTCCGCGCCGTCTGCTGCACCGCGTGATCGATCGCGCGGCGGGCATGGGATTCGACGTCTACGCCGCGCTGGAATATGAGTTCTTCATGTTCCGCGAAACGCCGCACTCGGTCCGCGCCAAGCACTACCGCAACATGGAGAACTGGACGCCGGGCAATTTCGGATACTCGGTGCTGCGCAGCACGGTGGAGGGCGACTTCTACCGCAAGCTGCTCGACCTGTGCGAACGCATGGACATGCCGATCGAAGGCCTGCACACGGAAACAGGCCCGGGCGTGCTGGAAGCGGCGCTCGCCGTGGACCTTGCGGCGGCCGCGGCCGACAAGGCGTTTCTGTTCAAGACCTTCACCAAGGCGCTCGCGCAGCAGAACGGCCTGATGGCCACATTCATGGCGAAGTGGTCGCACGAGCATCCCGGCCAGAGCGGTCACATCCATCTGTCGCTGCGCCATCACGACACGGGGCGCTCGGCCTTTTTCGACGAGTCGCAGCCGCATGGCGTCAGCAGCACACAGGCCGCCTTCATGGCGGGTGTGCAGCACTATCTGCCCGAGTTCACGGCGCTGTACGCGCAGACCATCAACAGCTATTCGCGCCTGGTGCCCGGCTACTGGGCGCCGCTGGACGCCACCTGGGGCATGGAGAACAGGACGACGGCGTTGCGGCTCATTCCGGGTAGCGACAAATCGCAGCGCGTCGAAGTGCGCATCGGCTCGGCCGACGCCAATCCGTATCTGGCCCTGGCTGCGGCGTTGGCGTCCGGGTTGCACGGCATCGAACAGGGCCTGACGCCCGAGCCCATGGTGCAGGGCAACGCCTACACGCAAGAATTTCCCGCGCACCTGCATCTGCCCACCACTTTGTGGGAGGCCGCGCAGCGTCTACGCGCATCCGAGGCCGCGCGTCTGCTGTTTGGCGACGCGTTCGTCGAACACTATGCCGCGACGCGTGAATGGGAAGAGCGGCAGTTCCGGCGCCACGTGACCGACTGGGAGCTGGCCCGCTACTTCGAAATCATCTGA
- a CDS encoding Bug family tripartite tricarboxylate transporter substrate binding protein: MKHHALHACKTAAAMAGLLWGVTTHAQAPAPAPLADYPKQAITVVSPFPPGGGNDGVARLIAQELGAITGQSVVVENRSGAGGNVGTAQVSRAKPDGYTLVMSQTSVMAVNPRLYKNVGFDPLKDFVPISQITSAPLVLVSRADGPYKTLDAYLAAARKQPGVITFATPGNGTMSHLMGALVSKKADVTLVHVPYRGAAPAVTDLLGGTVDMLITSPASAEPMVAAGKLQILAMSHGDGVGVFKRAPTLKQAGLEGITADDWYGLFAPAGTPPERIAYLAQAVDRAMKSPAVIAKINSGGSQPVGSAPDAFKSRLQQDTAYWAEMVKTAGVSLD; encoded by the coding sequence ATGAAGCATCACGCATTGCACGCTTGCAAGACCGCCGCCGCGATGGCGGGCCTGCTGTGGGGAGTCACGACACACGCGCAGGCGCCCGCGCCCGCGCCGTTGGCGGACTATCCGAAGCAGGCCATTACCGTGGTTTCGCCGTTTCCTCCCGGCGGCGGCAACGACGGCGTTGCGCGTCTGATCGCGCAGGAACTGGGCGCCATTACAGGCCAGAGCGTGGTGGTCGAGAACCGCTCGGGGGCGGGCGGTAACGTCGGCACCGCGCAGGTCTCGCGCGCCAAGCCCGACGGCTATACGCTGGTGATGTCCCAGACCAGCGTCATGGCAGTGAATCCGCGCCTGTACAAGAATGTGGGGTTCGACCCACTGAAGGACTTCGTGCCGATCTCGCAGATCACCTCGGCGCCGCTGGTGCTCGTGTCGCGCGCGGACGGGCCGTACAAGACGCTGGATGCCTACCTGGCGGCGGCGCGCAAGCAACCGGGCGTCATCACGTTTGCCACGCCCGGCAACGGCACGATGAGCCACCTGATGGGCGCGCTGGTGTCGAAGAAGGCCGACGTCACGCTGGTGCACGTGCCGTACCGCGGCGCTGCGCCCGCCGTGACGGATCTGTTGGGCGGTACCGTCGACATGCTCATCACGTCGCCTGCTTCCGCCGAGCCCATGGTGGCCGCCGGAAAGCTGCAGATCCTTGCCATGAGCCATGGCGACGGCGTCGGCGTGTTCAAGCGCGCACCCACGTTGAAGCAGGCTGGCCTTGAAGGCATCACTGCGGACGACTGGTACGGTCTTTTCGCGCCCGCCGGCACGCCACCCGAGCGCATTGCGTATCTGGCGCAGGCCGTGGACCGCGCCATGAAGTCGCCCGCCGTTATCGCCAAGATCAACAGCGGCGGAAGCCAACCGGTGGGCAGCGCGCCGGACGCCTTCAAGAGCCGGCTGCAGCAGGACACCGCGTACTGGGCCGAAATGGTGAAGACGGCGGGTGTGTCGCTGGACTGA
- a CDS encoding rhodanese-like domain-containing protein codes for MQSSHDQQSASVDSHTLKQWLHDGGEIALLDVREHGQYGESHLFYAAPVPYSRLEIDIVRLAPRRDVRVVVYDNGGDDTAARAARALAALGYTNVHQLAGGLAQWQRDGYAAFAGVNVPSKTFGELAEEVFHTPRIGARELAERQRRGDDLIVLDGRPFAEYQKMSIPGGICCPNGELALRAHTLATRPDTTIVINCAGRTRSIIGAQTLINLGVPNPVYALENGTQGWYLEDLQLEHGARRRYADDVSQGDVPALAQRSAQLAQRHGVPSANAAQVQAWLGDADRTTFLCDVRSAEEFAQGSLPGAQHAPGGQLIQATDQYIAVRGARIVVFDAEGVRAPVVASWLRQMGWDACTLDAGSSAALVNDVAAAPVPAITVLSDAQLAEALAQGAQAIDIRPSMRYRTRHVAGARWSIRPRLDRLHLDPARPVILLAEDVALAAWAASDLRALGMPDAKANTGTPESWTAQGIPLESSLADPPDSDCIDYLFFVHDRHDGNKAAARQYLAWETNLVKQIDERERATYRFPGSPAG; via the coding sequence ATGCAGTCCTCTCACGACCAACAATCCGCCAGCGTCGATTCGCACACGCTCAAGCAGTGGCTGCACGATGGCGGCGAGATCGCGCTGCTGGATGTGCGCGAGCATGGCCAGTACGGCGAGTCCCATCTTTTCTACGCCGCGCCGGTCCCCTACAGCAGGCTTGAAATCGACATCGTGCGTCTGGCCCCGCGCCGTGACGTGCGCGTCGTCGTCTACGACAACGGCGGCGACGACACCGCGGCGCGCGCCGCCCGCGCACTGGCCGCGCTGGGCTACACGAACGTGCACCAATTGGCGGGCGGGCTGGCGCAATGGCAGCGCGATGGCTACGCGGCATTCGCGGGTGTCAATGTGCCCAGCAAGACCTTCGGTGAACTCGCCGAAGAGGTTTTCCACACCCCCCGCATCGGCGCGCGCGAACTGGCCGAGCGTCAGCGCCGCGGCGACGACCTGATCGTGCTGGACGGCCGTCCTTTTGCCGAATACCAGAAGATGAGCATCCCGGGCGGCATCTGCTGCCCCAACGGCGAACTTGCGCTGCGCGCCCATACGCTCGCGACGAGGCCAGACACCACCATCGTCATCAATTGTGCCGGCCGCACCCGCAGCATTATCGGCGCGCAGACGCTGATCAACCTTGGCGTGCCCAATCCTGTCTACGCGCTCGAAAACGGCACGCAGGGCTGGTATCTGGAGGATCTGCAGCTCGAGCACGGCGCGCGCCGCCGCTATGCGGACGACGTCTCGCAGGGCGATGTTCCAGCATTGGCGCAGCGCTCCGCGCAGCTGGCCCAGCGCCATGGCGTGCCGTCGGCGAACGCCGCGCAGGTTCAGGCCTGGCTGGGCGACGCCGACCGCACCACGTTCCTGTGCGATGTACGCAGCGCCGAGGAATTCGCGCAAGGTTCCCTGCCGGGCGCGCAACATGCGCCGGGTGGACAGCTCATCCAGGCGACTGACCAGTACATCGCCGTGCGCGGCGCGCGGATCGTCGTGTTCGATGCGGAAGGCGTGCGCGCGCCGGTCGTCGCCAGCTGGTTGCGGCAAATGGGCTGGGACGCCTGCACGCTCGACGCAGGAAGCAGCGCCGCGCTGGTCAACGACGTGGCCGCGGCGCCGGTCCCGGCGATCACCGTGCTGTCCGATGCGCAACTTGCGGAAGCGCTGGCGCAGGGCGCGCAGGCGATCGATATCCGCCCCAGCATGCGGTATCGAACGCGCCACGTCGCCGGCGCGCGCTGGTCGATCCGGCCGCGTCTGGATCGGCTGCATCTCGATCCCGCGCGCCCCGTCATCCTGCTGGCCGAGGACGTCGCGCTGGCGGCCTGGGCGGCGAGCGACCTGCGCGCATTGGGCATGCCGGACGCCAAGGCGAACACGGGTACGCCCGAAAGCTGGACCGCGCAAGGGATCCCGCTGGAATCCTCGCTCGCCGATCCGCCCGACAGCGACTGCATCGACTACCTCTTCTTCGTGCACGACCGTCACGACGGCAACAAGGCCGCCGCGAGGCAGTACCTGGCCTGGGAAACCAACCTCGTCAAACAGATCGACGAGCGGGAACGCGCCACCTACCGTTTCCCCGGGTCTCCGGCCGGCTGA